The following proteins come from a genomic window of Burkholderia stabilis:
- the ychF gene encoding redox-regulated ATPase YchF, protein MSLKCGIVGLPNVGKSTLFNALTKAGIAAENYPFCTIEPNVGIVEVPDTRLKALSEIVKPERVVPAVVEFVDIAGLVAGASKGEGLGNQFLANIRETDAITHVVRCFEDENVIHVAGKVSPIDDIEVINTELALADLGTVEKALTRYSKAAKSGNDKEAGKLVAVLDKVRAQLDQGKAVRGLALSDDEEALLKPFCLITAKPTMYVANVKDDGFQNNPHLDAVRKYAESENAPVVAVCAAIEAEIADLDDADKEAFLADMGMEEPGLDRVIRAGFKLLGLQTYFTAGVKEVRAWTIHIGDTAPQAAGVIHTDFERGFIRAQTIAFDDYVTYKGEQGAKEAGKMRAEGKEYVVHDGDVMNFLFNV, encoded by the coding sequence ATGAGTCTCAAATGCGGCATCGTCGGCTTGCCCAACGTCGGCAAGTCCACCCTGTTCAATGCGCTGACCAAGGCCGGCATCGCCGCCGAGAACTACCCGTTCTGCACGATCGAGCCGAACGTCGGCATCGTCGAAGTGCCTGATACGCGCCTGAAAGCGCTCTCCGAGATCGTCAAGCCCGAGCGTGTCGTGCCGGCCGTCGTCGAATTCGTCGACATCGCCGGCCTCGTCGCAGGCGCGAGCAAGGGTGAAGGCCTCGGCAACCAGTTCCTCGCGAACATCCGCGAAACCGACGCGATCACGCACGTCGTGCGCTGCTTCGAGGACGAGAACGTCATCCACGTCGCCGGCAAGGTCAGCCCGATCGACGACATCGAAGTGATCAACACCGAACTCGCGCTCGCCGACCTCGGCACCGTCGAGAAGGCGCTCACGCGCTATTCGAAGGCGGCGAAGTCGGGCAACGACAAGGAAGCGGGCAAGCTCGTCGCGGTGCTCGACAAGGTGCGCGCACAACTCGACCAGGGCAAGGCCGTGCGCGGCCTCGCGCTGTCGGACGACGAAGAGGCGCTGCTCAAGCCGTTCTGCCTGATCACCGCGAAGCCCACGATGTACGTGGCCAACGTGAAGGACGACGGCTTCCAGAACAACCCGCACCTCGATGCGGTGCGCAAGTATGCGGAAAGCGAGAACGCGCCGGTGGTCGCCGTGTGCGCGGCGATCGAAGCGGAAATCGCCGATCTCGACGATGCCGACAAGGAAGCGTTCCTTGCCGACATGGGCATGGAAGAGCCGGGCCTCGACCGCGTGATCCGCGCAGGCTTCAAGCTGCTCGGCCTGCAGACGTATTTCACCGCGGGCGTGAAGGAAGTGCGCGCGTGGACGATCCATATCGGCGATACGGCGCCGCAAGCGGCCGGCGTGATCCACACCGATTTCGAGCGCGGCTTCATCCGCGCGCAGACGATCGCGTTCGACGACTACGTCACGTACAAGGGCGAGCAAGGCGCGAAGGAAGCCGGGAAGATGCGCGCGGAAGGGAAGGAATATGTCGTGCACGACGGCGACGTGATGAACTTCCTGTTCAACGTCTGA
- the gabP gene encoding GABA permease: MSGSNTGLGTGLKQRHVTMMSIAGVIGAGLFVGSGHAIAEAGPASILAYAIAGVLVVLVMRMLGEMAVAHPDSGSFSTYADRAIGHWAGFTIGWLYWWFWVLVIPIEATAAATILNAWFPGVATWIFALGITLLLTITNLFSVKNYGEFEFWFALIKVVAIVVFLCIGGAAIVGIIPAPAVSGVSNLFAHQGFMPNGAGAVLAAMLTTMFSFLGTEIVTIAAAESDNPQRQIVRATNSVIWRITLFYLGSILIVAAIVPWNDPLLPKHGSYQRAMELIGIPNAKAIIDVIVLVSVASCLNSALYTASRMLFSLSRRKDAPAFLHRTDSTGTPRAAVLASTAFGFVTVIANYLMPEQVFGFLLATSGAIALLVYLVIAISQLRMRRTLESTGADLTLRMWLFPWLTWAVILFICGTLTVMFVSEEHRMEVGATAVLALIVVFAAWLNKRGRDAQASAGRRVSAT, from the coding sequence ATGAGTGGAAGCAACACAGGCCTCGGCACCGGCCTGAAGCAGCGTCACGTGACGATGATGTCGATTGCCGGCGTCATCGGCGCAGGCTTGTTCGTCGGGTCCGGTCACGCGATCGCGGAAGCCGGCCCGGCATCGATACTCGCGTATGCGATCGCGGGCGTGCTGGTCGTACTGGTGATGCGCATGCTCGGCGAGATGGCCGTCGCGCATCCGGACAGCGGATCGTTCTCGACCTATGCCGATCGCGCGATCGGCCACTGGGCCGGCTTCACGATCGGCTGGCTGTACTGGTGGTTCTGGGTGCTCGTGATCCCGATCGAGGCGACGGCCGCCGCGACCATCCTCAATGCATGGTTCCCCGGCGTCGCGACCTGGATCTTCGCGCTCGGCATCACGCTGCTGCTGACCATCACCAACCTCTTTTCCGTCAAGAACTACGGCGAATTCGAATTCTGGTTCGCGCTGATCAAGGTCGTCGCGATCGTCGTGTTCCTGTGCATCGGCGGCGCGGCGATCGTCGGGATCATCCCCGCGCCGGCCGTATCGGGCGTGTCGAACCTGTTTGCGCATCAAGGCTTCATGCCGAACGGCGCCGGCGCGGTGCTCGCGGCGATGCTGACGACGATGTTCTCGTTCCTCGGCACCGAGATCGTGACGATCGCGGCCGCCGAATCGGACAACCCGCAACGCCAGATCGTGCGTGCGACCAACTCGGTGATCTGGCGTATCACGCTGTTCTATCTCGGCTCGATCCTGATCGTCGCGGCCATCGTGCCGTGGAACGACCCGCTGCTGCCGAAGCACGGTTCGTATCAACGTGCGATGGAGCTGATCGGCATCCCGAACGCGAAGGCGATCATCGACGTGATCGTGCTCGTGTCGGTCGCGAGCTGCCTGAATTCGGCGCTCTACACGGCTTCGCGGATGCTGTTCTCGCTGTCCAGGCGCAAGGACGCGCCCGCGTTCCTGCATCGCACCGATTCGACCGGCACGCCGCGCGCGGCCGTGCTCGCGTCGACCGCGTTCGGCTTCGTGACCGTGATCGCGAACTACCTGATGCCGGAACAGGTGTTTGGCTTCCTGCTCGCGACGTCGGGCGCGATCGCGCTGCTCGTGTATCTGGTGATCGCGATCTCGCAGCTGCGGATGCGCCGGACGCTCGAATCGACCGGCGCCGACCTGACGCTGCGGATGTGGCTGTTCCCGTGGCTCACGTGGGCGGTGATCCTGTTCATCTGCGGCACGCTGACCGTGATGTTCGTCAGCGAGGAGCACCGGATGGAGGTGGGCGCGACGGCCGTGCTGGCGTTGATCGTGGTGTTTGCTGCGTGGCTGAACAAGCGCGGCCGCGATGCGCAGGCGAGTGCGGGGCGGCGCGTGTCGGCGACGTGA